CCTGACGATCATCGCGATCGGCCTGGTGTCGTTCCTGGCGATCCACCTGCTGTTGACGCGAACCGACGCCGGGATCGCGATGCGCGCCACCAGCGACAACGAGAAGCTCTCGACGATCTCCGGCATCTACACGGACAAGATCCGGCGCAACGTCTGGCTCCTCTCGTCGGGACTGGCCGGTCTCTCGGGCTTCATGCTCGCGACGTCGACCGCGGCGACGCCGCTGACCGGGTTCCACCAGATCCTGCTGGTCCTGTCGGCCGCCATCCTCGGCGGTGCCGGCAGCGCCTACGGGGCCATCGCCGGCGCCTACATCATCGGGCTGACGGTCACGCTGGCGGGGTCGTACCTGCCGGGTGAGTTCGCGAACCTGGGGACGATGTTCGCCTTCGTCATCCTGATCGTGGTGCTCCTGATCCGCCCGACCGGCATCGCGGACGTGGAGGAGGCATAACAATGAGTGAACTCACAGCCAAAATCTCGGAACTCTGGACGGAATCGCCCCTCAACTACCTGCGTGTCGGAGCGTTAGTCACGATCCTCTCTGTCGTCTACCTGTTCTCCGGGCTCCAGGCGGGCTACCCCGGATGGGTCCTGCTGGTGTTCAACGTCCTCATCGTCAACTTCGTCCTCTACGGCATCCTGCTGTTGGGCCTCAACCTCCAGTACGGGTACGCCGGCATCGTGAACTTCGGACCGGTGTTGTTCTTCGCGCTGGGCGCGTACACGGTCGCGCTCGTCAGCGCCGAGAGCACGTTCAGCGACCTCGGCATGGGCATGCCGTGGTACGTCGGCGTGGCCGCTGCGCTCGTCGTCGTCCTCGTCGTGGCGTTCATCCTCAGCCTCAGCACCATCCAGCTCCGCGGCGACTACCTGGCCGTCGTCACGCTCGCTGGTGCGGAGATCTTCCACGAGATGGCCGCGGGACTGCCGGCGACCCTGGGCGGCAACCAGGGTATCCCCGGCATCCCCCGGATCTTCCACGACATCGCCCCAGACGCGTTCACGGCCGGTCTGGCCGCGTTCGGCGCACTCACGGGGTTACTGATAATCAGCTACGCCGTCATGCAACGGCTCGGCGAGTCGCCGTTCGGTCGGGTGCTCCGCGGCATCCGCGACGACGAGACGGCCGTCGAGTTCCTGGGGAAGGACATCTTCTCCTACAAGATCAAGACGTTCCTCATCGGGTCGGTCCCGATGGGACTCGCGGGCGCGTTCCTCGGGCTGATCAACGGCGGCGTCGCTCCCGGGTTCATCACGATCGACGTGACGGTGCTCGTCTGGGTCGGGATGCTCATCGGCGGCGCGGGCAGCAACAGGGGCGCGCTGGTGGGACTGCTCATCATCTCGTCGTTCCAGCTGTTCACCCGCTTTGCGAACCAGTCGATCCCGGTCGGCTCCAACACGTTCGCGTCACTGCGACTGATGGCCGTCGGACTCCTGATGATCCTCATCATCGTGTACCGGCCACAGGGGCTCTTCGGTGACCCCGACAAGCTGGAGGTGGATGCATGACTCTGTTCGAGACCAACGACATCGAGAAGTCGTTCGGGGGCCTCCAGGCCCTCGACGGCGTCGACGTATCGATCGACGAGGGCGAACTCGTCGGACTCATCGGGCCGAACGGGGCCGGCAAGACCACGTACTTCAACTGCGTGACCGGGCTCCTCGACGCCGACGACGGCACGGTCAGGTTCGACGGGCAGGACGTCACGGACATGGACTCCGCGGAACTCGCGCGTGAGGGCATGGTCCGGACGTTCCAGCTGTCGCGGACGCTCAAGACGATGACCGCTCTCGAGAACGTCCAAATCGCGGCGATGGATCACCCCGGTGAGAACGCCTGGACCGCGTTCCGCCAGAGCGACGACCTGTACGAGGCCGAGGCGGAGATCACCGAACGGGCCGAGGAACTGCTCGATCGCTTCGACCTCGGCCACCACAAGGACACCTACGGGGGCAAGCTCTCCGGCGGTGACCGGAAGATCCTCGAGATCTGCCGGGGGCTGATGCTCGATCCGAAGCTGTTCCTGCTCGACGAACCGTTCGCCGGCGTCAACGAGGCGACGGTCGAGGAGATCTCCGATTACATCAGGGAGCTCAACGACGAGGGGATGACGTTCGTCATCATCGAGCACGGCCTGCGCGAGCTTGTCCAGCTCGTCGACCGCCTCATCGTACTGCACGAGGGCGCCGTCCTGGCCGACGGAGACCCGCACGACGTCGTCACCGACGAACAGGTCATCAACGTCTACATGGGGCAGGCCATGGACCTCGACGACGGCACCGAGAGCGAAGCGACCGACGCCTGACCGGCGTCCCCTTTACAGCGTCTGTTCGATTCCCACTCCTTCTTCGCGCGCCGTTCGATAGACGTGACCCGCCGTCACCACGTCCAGCACCGCCGACCCGACGCTCTCGACGACGACGATATCGTCGTCACGCTCCCGGCCGGCGGTCCCATCGAACGCCGCGGCGAGGGGCACGAGGTCCGACTCCTGCAGTGACGTGGCCGCCAGGTCGCCGATGGTCGCGACCTCCTCGGGGACGTCGGCGAACACGGCGGCCGCACGGTCGAAGACGCCCGGCTCGAGTTCCTGCATCGCTTCGTTGTACGCACCCACGGCGACGACGAGCGTTCCCGGGTCGAGGGCGTCCGCCGGGAAGACCGGGTCCGTGCTCGTCGTCGCCGTGACGACCACCGACGCCCCCGCCACGGCCTCGGCGGCCGAGTCGACGGCCGAGGCCGGCAGTCCCTCCGCCTCGAGCTCGTCGGCACAGTCGAAGCGGGAGTCGCTGGGCGAGTAGATCCGGACGTCCTCGACCTCGCTGACCGCGGCGATGGCCCGCGTCTGCCAGCGGGCCTGTGCGCCGGCGCCGATGACGCCCAGCCGCACCGGCTCGGAGGCGAATTCACGGACCGCGAGCGCGCCGATACAGCCCGTCCGCGCGTTCGTGATGCGCGTCCCGTCCATGAACGACAGCGGCACGCCCGTCCGGGCGTTCGAGAGGACGATCTGTGCGTTGAGCGTCGGTAACCCGCGGTCCTCGTTGCCCTCGTGGAGGCTGACGAGTTTGGTCGCGAAGACGTCGTCGCCGTGGACGTAGGCGGGCATCGCGATCCCCATACCGAGGGGATCGTCGGATTCGAGCCCCTGCCCGAGCGGATAGTGCGGACGATGCGGGCGCTCTGCCTCACCGGCTGCCTGTTTGACGAGCGCCGATTCGACGATCGGAACGAGTGCCCGGAGGTCGAGGACACGTTGGACGTCGTCGTCGGTTAGGAACAGTACCATGACAGATCGTCCGGACCCACGGTAGTTATGTGTTCCTCTCGGATGGCCCGACAGCGGTACACTTATTCCAATCCCCGGAAAAGAGAATTCCCAATGAAGGTAACGGTAGTAGGAGGCGGTATCGTCGGTCTCTCGTCAGCGTACTATCTCGCGCGTGGCGGTGCGGACGTCACGCTCTGCGAGAAGGGATCGCTCGGGATGGGAAGCACCGCTCGCTCCGCCGGCGGCATCCGGACGCAGTTCTCGACCGAGATCAACGTGGAACTGTCGCTGCGCTCCCTCGAGGTCTGGGACTCCTTCCACGAGCAGTTCGACGTCGATATCGCCCACAGGCGAAACGGTTACCTGTTCGTGACGGGCGACGAGGAGACCGCCGATCGGTGCCGGACGGACGTCGAGATGCAAAACGAACTCGGCGCCGAGAGTCGGTTCATCACGCCGGCGGAAGCCGAGGAACACTGTCCGGGGCTCGAGACCGACGGCCTCGTCGCGGCGACGTACAACGGTCAGGACGGGTTCGCCGACCCCAACCTCGCCATGCAGGGCTACGCCGGGGAGGCCCGGGAGGAGGGCGTCGACATCCGGACCAAGACGGCCGTCACAGACGTCCAGACAGACGGCGACGAGGTCACCGGCGTCGTGACGGACGAGGGCCGCATCGACGCGGACATCGTGGTCAACGCCGCCGGCGCCTGGTCCCAGGCCCTCGCCGACCTGGCGGACGTCGACTTGCCGATCAGCCCCCGGCGACGGCAGTTGGCCGTCGTCGACCCCCAGCGCAGTCTGTCGGACGACGTGCCGCTGACGATCAACCTCGACACGGGGTCGTACTTCCGGCCCGAGCGCGACGGTGCGGCCCTGGTCGGCGGCCACTTCGGCGACGACCCCGACGTCGATCCGGACCGGTACTCGGACTCGCTGGACATCGAGTGGGCGGCGACGGCCGTCGAGCACGCCGCGGAGTACACCGCCTACTTCGGGGACGATGCGCGGATCCGCCGGGGCTGGGCGGGCCTCTACGCCGTCACGCCCGACCACCATCCCATCATCGAGGAGACCGCGCCCGGGTTCGTCACCGCGGCGGGCTTCTCCGGCCACGGCTTCCAGCACGCCCCCGCGACCGGGAAGCTGGTCGCCGAACTCTGTTTCGACGGGGAGGCGTCGCTCGCGGACATCTCGTGTCTGTCGAGCAGCCGGTTCGAGGACGGAACCGGCATGATAGAACACAACGTCGCGTAGTTTTCCGGCCGTTCTCCGAGCCGTCTCAGGCGAAATCGATGCGGTAGTAGTCGGTGAACTTCACCAGGTCGTACTGGACGAGCTCCGTCGCCGTCGTCAGGTCCAGCCGACCCCGTCCGGTGTCGCCGGAGACGAGCGTGAAGAGCCGCTCTTTGGCGGTCTCGGAGAGTTCGTCGAAGTGCGCGACGCGAGCGTCCTCCGGAACCGTCTCGGGGCGGTGGATCCGGATCCGCGATTCGTTGTTACTGGCAGCCATGGTACTCGTATACGCGATTTACGATCTATTAAACGTTTGGTTCGAAAAACGACGGGAACGGCAGACCTGAGCGCTCGCGGCGGCGTTACTCCGACATCCACTCGCTGGCCTGGGGCTCCCGAGGATCGGTCGGGATCTCGACCAGAACGGGTTCGTCGGCGGCCAGCGCCGTCGAGAGTCGGTCTTCGAGGTCGCTCCCGGTCTCGGCGCGGAGGCTGCGCATGCCCATGCTCTCGGCCAGCGCGGTGAAGCTGATCGGTGAGTCCTCCCAGCCGTACACGCCGGTATCGAGGTCGTACGTCCGTTCCGCCTCCTCGGTGATGATGGCGTAGTCGTTGTTGTTGAGGACGAGGACGGTGATCGGCAGGTCCTCGGCGACGGCGGTGTGGAGTTCGTGGATGCACATCATCAGCCCGCCGTCGCCGGTCAGGACGACGACGTCCTCGTCGGGATTGGCCTGTTGCGCGCCGATACCGGACGGGAGTCCGGTGCCCATGGTCGCCCACGAGCCGGGGTTGACGTACTTGTCGGGCCCGTAGGACTCGAAGGTGTTGAGTCCCCAGACGCGGAACCCGCCGGCGTCGACCGCGACGGTCGCCTCGCGGGGGATCGTCTCCCGGGCCGTCCGGAGGACCTGGACCGACGTCAGCGGCGTCTCCTCGCCCAGCAGCGGTTCGATCCGCTCGTCCCTGGCCGACCGCAACCGCTCGGCGGTCGCTTCCCCGTCGGCCGGCTCCTGGTCGTCGGCCAGTCGGTCCTCGATCTTCCGCATCGCCTCGCCCCCGTCACCGATGACGGCCACGGCCGGGTCGTAGCCGGTGCCGAGGTCGTCGGGGTGGAGCGTGACGTGGACCAGTCGCTCCGGAACGTCGACGGACCACGACCGGGTGGCGACGGCGTCGAAGTCGGTTCCGACGCCCAGGGCCGCGTCCGCATCGCCGATGGCCGCAAGCAGTTCGGGGGTCGCGCTGCCCGAGAGCGTGCCGGCCGATAGCGGGTGGTCCTCGGGGATGACTCCCTTGCCCTTGTAGGTCGTGACGACGGGTGCGCCCAGCCGTTCGGCGAGCGAGCGCAGTTCGTCGCTCGCCCCGGACGACCGAACGCCGCCGCCGGCGAGGATCAGCGGCGCGTCGGCGTCGGCCAGCAGGTCCGTTGCGGCCTCGACGTCCTCGTCGGCGACCGACTCCAGGCAGTCCGTGTCGTAGTCACGAGCCTGCGAGAGCGGGACGTCCATCTTCAGGAAGTTCTTCGGGATGCCGATCCGGACCGGCCCCATCGGCGGTGTCCGGGCGATGGCGACGGCTCGGTCGACCTCCGAAGCGGTCGCCGAGGGACGCTCGACCAGGATGTTCTCCTTGACGACGTTGTCGTAGGTGTCCGGTGGCGTCTCGTGGATGCCGTCGCCGCCGCGGATCTCGGGCTCGGTCTCCACGGCGAAGTGGATCAACGGCGTACAGTCGTTGAGGGCGTTCTTCAGGCCGTTCATCGCGTTCATGTCGCCCGGTCCGGGCACGACGAATGTCGCGGCCATCCGGTCGCTGGTCTCGGCGTACCCCCACGCCTGATGGGTGACCGCGGTCTCGTGTCTGGCGACGACGAACTCGATCGCGTCGCTCTCGCCGATGGCCTGGTTCAGCGGGAGCGTCTGCTTTCCGGGAATCCCGAACACCGTATCGATCCCGTTGGCTACCAGCCGGTCGATGACCGCCTCGTTGATCAGCATGGCCTGGGATACTTGAGGGGCCTACTTAGTCCTACCTGTCCCTCGAACGAGAGTCCTGGCCCACCCATCGGAAACGTTAATCAGATCAGTCCTGTCAGTACGGACGATGCTAGATTACTTCGGCCTGGAGGCCGACCTCGGTGCGGAAGAGCGGATGATCCGGGACACGGCCCGCGAGTTCGTCGACGAGAATGTACGCCCCGACATCGGCGAGCACTGGATCGAGGGCACCTTCCCGAAAGACCTCATCCCCGAGATGGGCGAGATGGGCTTTTACGCCCCGAATCTGGAGGGCTACGGATCGCCCAACGTCAGCGAGACCGCCTACGGCCTCCTGATGCAGGAACTGGAAGCCTGTGACTCCGGTCTGCGCTCGATGGCGAGCGTCCAGGGCGCCCTCGTGATGTATCCGATCCACGCTTACGGCAGCGAGGAGCAGAAAGAGGAGTGGCTCCCCAAACTCGGGAGCGGTGAAGCGGTCGGCTGCTTCGGCCTCACAGAGCCCGAACACGGCTCGAACCCGACCGCGATGGAGACTCGCGCAGAAGAAGCCGACGGCGGCTACCTGCTCAACGGGTCGAAGACGTGGATCACGAACTCACCGATTTCGGACGTGGCGATCGTCTGGGCGCGTGATCGGACCGACCCGGATACCCCCGTCCGCGGGTTCCTCGTCGAGACCGATCGGGACGGCGTCTCGACCAACAAGATCACGGAGAAACTCTCGCTGCGAGCGTCCATCACGGGCGAGATCGGCCTCAACGACGTGTTCGTGCCCGAGGAGAACCTGCTGCCCGGCGCAGAGGGCATGGGCGGCCCGCTGGGCTGTCTGACCCAGGCCCGCTACGGCATCGCCTGGGGCGCTATCGGCGCCGCACGCGATAGCTTCGAGACCGCCCGGCAGTACGCCAAGGATCGCGATCAATTCGGAGGGCCCATCGGCCGGTTCCAGATCCAGCAGCAGAAGCTGGCGGAGATGGCCACCCAGATTACCCTGGCACAGCTGCTGGCACACCGACTCGCGGACCTCAAGGAACGCGGCGAGATGCGCCCGCAACACGTCTCGATGGCCAAACGCAACAACGTCCGGATGGCCCGCGACGAGTCCCGCGTCGCCCGCGAGATGCTCGGCGGCAACGGCATCACGGCGGACTACTCGCCGATGCGTCACATGGCGAACCTCGAGACGGTTTATACCTACGAGGGCACGCACGACATCCACACCCTCATCCTCGGCGAGGACCTGACCGGCTTCGCCGCCTACGAGTGACCGACGATGTCTGAACCGAACTCCACGACCGGCGGACCGCTGGACGGCGTAACCGTGCTCGACGCGTCACGGGTCCTCTCGGGCCCCTTCTGTACGATGCAGCTCGGCGACCTCGGTGCGGAGGTGGTCAAGATCGAGCGTCCCGACGGCGGCGACCAGACGCGCAGCTGGAGTCCGCCCGAGTACGGCGACTCCGGCGAGGCCGCCTACTACCTCAGCACCAACCGGAACAAGCGCTCGCTGACGCTCAACCTCGCGAGCGAGGACGGCCGCGACGTGTTTCGCGACCTGGCCGAGAAGGCCGACGTAGTGGTCGAGAACTTCCGCGTCGGCAAGATGGCCGAGTGGGACCTCGACTACGAGACCCTCTCGGCCGAGAACCCCGACCTGGTCTACTGCTCCATCTCCGGATACGGACAGGACGGCCCGCACAAGGACCGACCGGCCTACGACCTCATCATGCAGGCCGAGGGCGGCATGATGAGCATCACCGGCGAGCAGGGCCGCCCGCCCGTCCGCGTCGGCGTCGCGATCGCGGACATCGGCGCGGGGATGTACGCCGCCCAGTCCATCCTGGCCGCGCTCTTCCACCGCGAGTTCCAGGACGCCGGCGGCCAGTACATCGACGTCGCCCTCTTCGAGGCGATGGTCGCCTGGCAGACCTACATGGCCTCATACTACTTCGCCACGGGCGACCCGCCCGGGCGGATGGGGAGCAAACACCCGACCATCGCGCCCTACCAGGCCTTCCCGACGACCGATGGCTACATCGTGGTCGCCGTCCCGTCGCCGAACCTGTGGCCGCGCTTCTGTCGGGCCATCGACCGCGAGGACCTCGTCGAGGACCCGCGGTTCGAGACCAACGACGACCGCGTGACCAACCGCGAGGAACTCGACGCCATCCTCGAAGCCGAGTTCGAAGAGTACAGCACCGCGGCGGCGAAGGAACGCCTCGACGACCACGGCGTCCCGGCCAGCAGGGTCAACGACATGGCCGACGTGTTCGACCACCCGCAGGTCCTGGCACGCGGCATGCGACAGCAGGTCGATCACCCGACTGCGGACGAAGTCGAGATGCCCGGCAGCCCCATGAACCTGGGCGACACGCCGACGGGAATCGACCGTCACCCGCCGCTGCTCGGCGAACACACCGAGGAGATCCTCTCGGAATTCGGATTCGACGACGAAACCATCGCTCGCTTCCACGAGAACGGCGTCGTCTGACCCCGTCACTGCTCGCCCGTCCTTTGCAATCCGTTTCCCTCACGGAAGCTCCAGACCCGTTCTTCGAGGGGGAATCGCTGATCCGCGACACGGAACGAGGTTTTTGCCGCGATATCGTAACCGCCCAGAACGACAGTTTCGAGGCTTCTTCTCCCAATCCTTCGAGTCTCCAGTGCGGCGCCGGGGCCGTGTTTGGAAGAGTATACCAGGGTTCGGCCGTCGGTCGCAGATCACTAATCCCGTGTGTTCAGGGCGTAGAGCCCCGTAGTTTGCGTGTCCGCGATACGGAATCAGATTCGACCGTCGTCGGATCCGTAACCCCGTCAACCACACATGTTCGGACGTTTAAACGACTATGCGTGGGTTTCGCAGTAAACTTAGGCAAACGTAGCTACGGTTAAACCGTTTCTCATCGCGGAACAGTTAAGTGCGGAAGGGCGCTAGGACGGAACATGAAAGGAGGCGAGCAAGAAGGGATCAAGTCCAACGAGACGCTGTTCCAGTTGATCGAGACGCTCAAACAGCTCGACGGCGCCGGTGTCACCGAGCTAGCCACCCGGATGGACGTCTCGAAAAGCACGATCCACCGCCACCTCACGACGCTCGAGGACCACGAGTACGTGATCCGGGACGGCCAGGAGTTCCGGCTGAGCCTCAAGTTCCTCGAGTACGGTGGCTACGTTCGCCGGACCAACGAGATTGCCAAACAGATCCGCCCGCGGATCGAGGAGCTGGCCGACAAGACTGGCGAACTCTCGGCGTACGTGGTCGAAGAACACGGCCAGGGAGTGTTCGTCTTCCGCGGCATCGGGGACAACGCCGTCGGGACCGACGCCGGGGTCGGCAAGCGGTTTCACCTCCACTCGTTGGCGGCCGGAAAGGCGATGCTCGCCGAGCTCTCGCCCGAACGCGTCGACGAGATAATCGAGACCCACGGCCTTCCAGCGTACACGGACAACACCATCACCGAGGCCGACGAACTCCGCGAGGAACTCGACGCGATCCGCGACCGCGGGTTCGCGGTCGACCGCCAGGAGCACCTCATGGGCCTCCACGCCGTCGCAGCACCGGTGTACGGCCCGAACGACGAACTCCGTGGCGCGTTCAACGTCGCCGGCCCCAGCCACCGGATGAAAGGCGACTGGTTCACCGAGGAGATCCCGGAACTCCTGTTGGGCACCATCACCGAGTTCCAACTCGACATCACCTATGCCTGAGAGTGGTTCACAAGACTCCGTTCCGCTTTGCGGAACAGTTTCGGCTCCGGCACCTATTACAACACTAGCTTTGTAATCTTGGACCGGTTCACCGGGCCGAGTCCCGAGATCGTAGCCCGTCGGACGATTGCTGTTCCCTCCCTCTGCATCGGCTACGCACTCAATTTCGAGCAGTTATTCGGCTGTTTTTGACACTTACAGCAACTCTAAGCCGTATGCGGGGCAGCCCGTACATTCCGGCGTCCGACTTCCTCGGACGCGTATCCGACGCGGTTCCGTTATGAGGAACGCCGGATTTCGTCCCGACTGCCCAGTGGGAGCTAAACAGGAGGTTTATGCGGGTTCGAATCGATCACTGGACGAATGTCGATACTCAAGACCGAAGACGTGACCGAGGAGATTCGGCGACTGACGTTGAACCGTCCGGACTCGCTCAACGCACTCAGTAGAGCCCTCCTCTCGCGGATCGCCGAGGAGGTCCGCGCCGCCGACGGTGAGTACCGGGTGCTGATCCTGGAGGGGGCCGGTGACGCGTTCACCGCCGGCGCCGACCTCGACGAGGAGGAGGGCGCTGGCGACCTGTTCCAGGAGATAACCCGTGCCGTCCGGGAGTTCGAGGGCATCGTCATCGGGAAACTCCACGGCTGGGTCATCGGCGGCGGATTCGAGTGGACGCTCTCGTTCGACCTGCGCTACGCCCACTCGGACACGACGTTCAAGCTGACGGAGTCCGAGATCGGCGTGACGGTAACCAACGCCTCGACGCTGCTGCTCCCGCTGTACGTCGGTGCCGGGACGGCCCGCGAACTCGTCTACACGAGTCGCGAACTCCCCGCCGTGGAGGCAGAGCAACACGGGTTGCTCGCCGGTGTCTTCGACGACGCCGACGACCTCGAGGACAAAGTTATCGACGTCGCCACGGACATCGTGGAGAACAAGTCGGCGAACGCGCTGCGACTCAACAAACGCGCCATGGACCAGGCGTTCCCCGTCGAGGAGGTCCTCAAACGGGAAGAGTTGATCAACGAGTACTGCCACGACATCGAGGACATGGGGTGGTAGCCGGGCGGTAAGTGGTGGGCGACGCCGATTTCGGGTCCGGTGTCACGGCGACCGGCCCAGGGACTCTTCGGGAATTCGACTGGCCAACGTTTATACGGCCCCTCTTGGAAATGCGTGCAGGTACCAAATGACATCGGATTCAATCGATTACTACACGGGAAGCATCGAGGAGACGCACGCGGCCGCCCGCGAAGACGTACTGGCGCTGGGCGAGTTCGGTGCCTGGATCGGCGGCGAGGCGAGGACGGCCGCGGACGGCGAGGCGTTCGCGACGCTCGACCCCGTCGTCGGCGAGGAGATCTGCTCGGTGCCCCGGTGTACCGCGGCGGACGTCGACGCCGCCGTCGACGCCGCCCGGGACGCCTTCGACGGCGAGTGGGGCGCCTATTCGCCCCAGGAGCGGTCCAACGCGATCCTCTCGTGGGTGGACGCCCTGCGCGAGAACGTCGGCGACCTCGCGCTGATAGAGAGCCTCGACGGCGGCAAACCGCTGAATCACGCCCTGGTCGAGACGAAGTACGCCCTGGACTTCCTCGAGTACTACGGGAAGGTTATCCAGGCCGACGAGGGCATCACGGTCCCGACGGACGACGACATGCACGTCTACACCCGCCACGAACCCTACGGCGTGGTCGGGCTCGTGACGCCGTGGAACTTCCCGCTGACCATCTCGTTCTGGAAGGTCGGCCCGGCGCTGGCGGCGGGCAACGCCGCCGTCATCAAACCCGCGGAGCAGACGCCGCTCTCGCTCCTGTACGCCGCCGAGCTATCCAAAGGAATCCTCCCCGACGGCGCCCTGAACGTCGTCACCGGGTTCGGCGAGGAGGCCGGCGCGCCGCTGACCGAGCACGCGGGCGTCGGGAAGGTCTCGTTCACCGGCGAGGACGTCACCGGCAAGACGGTGATGAAGGCCGCCGCGGAGACCGTCAAACCCGTGACGCTGGAACTCGGCGGGAAGTCGCCGTACGTCGTCTTCCCCGACGCCGATATCGAGGAGGCCGTCCGCGACGTGGCCCACGGCATCTTCTACAACGCCGGCCAGTCCTGTGACGCCTGTTCGCGCGTGCTCGTCCACGAGGACGTCGCCGAGGAGTTCACCGAGGGACTCGTTGCGCGGGCCGAAGGGCTCACCCCGGGCGACACCCTGAAAGAAGGGACGACCGTCGGCCCCCTCATCTCCGAGGACCAGTTCGGGAAAGTCACCGATTACATCGGCGTCGGTGAAGGCGAGGGCGCGACGCTCGCGACCGGCGGCGCCGTCGACGACGGCGACCTCGCCGAGGGCTGGTTCGTCCGCCCGACGGTGCTCACCGACGTCGACAACGACATGCGGGTCGCCCAGGAGGAGATCTTCGGGCCGGTCGAGGTCGTCACGACCTTCGAGAGCTACGACGAGGCCATCGAACTGGCGAACGACGTGGAGTTCGGCCTGGCCGCCGGCGTCGCGACCGAGAACGCGACGCTGGCCCACCGGGCGGCCGCCGACATCGACGCCGGCAGCGTCTGGGTCAACGGCAACTACGCCACGCCCATCCCGGGTGGCCCCTTCGGCGGCTACAAGCAGTCCGGGATCGGCCGGGAGTGCAGCCGGGACGCTCTTCGCCACTACTCCCAGGAGAAAGCCGTCCACGTCGCGCTCGACGACCCGTCCCTCTGAGGCGGGTCGACGGCGCGTCCGATTCGAACGCCGAGCAGGATAGCTTATGAGGCAGGGGGCGAAACGCCGGTGTGATGGGAACGATACCAGGAGCCGACGCGTACGGCATCGACGTGTCGATCCCGGCGGCCGACGTCGACGAGTTGCTCGCGGTGACCCCCGCCGACGTCGAGGCCCCGGACGCGCTCTCTTTCTGCCGCAACGTCTTCGTCCCGCTGACGACCGCCTGCCGGTACACCTGTACGTACTGCACCTACTACGACCCGCCCGGGCAGGCGACCCTGCTCGACATGGACGAGATCCGGTCCATTCTCGAGACCGGCGTCGACGCCGGCTGCACGGAGGCGCTGTTCACCTTCGGCGACACGCCCGACGACCGCTACACCGAGATCCACGACCAGCTCGCCGAGTGGGGCTACGGCTCCATCCACGAGTACCTCCGGGCGGCCTGTGAACTCGCGCTCGACGTCGGGCTGCTCCCCCACTCGAATCCGGGTGACCTCACGGCCGAGCAACTGTCGACGGTCGCCGACGTCAACGCCAGCATGGGCGTGATGCTCGAGACGACCGCCGACGTCCAGGCCCACGGCGGTCCCCGCGCGAAGAACCCCGGCCAGCGACTCAACACGATCCGGGCGGCCGGCGAGGCCGGCGTCCTCTTCACCACCGGCCTCCTCGTCGGCATCGGCGAGGGATGGCGCGACCGCGCCGAGAGCCTGCTCGCCATCCGGGACCTTCACGAGCGCTACGGACACATCCAGGAGGTCATCGTTCAGAACGTCGTCCCCAACGAGCGCTGGAAGCAGGAAAGTCCCTCGGTCGAGACCATGCGCCGCGTCGTCGCGATGGCCCGCTACTGCCTGCCCGACGACGTCAGCGTCCAGGTGCCGCCG
Above is a genomic segment from Halorientalis sp. LT38 containing:
- the cofG gene encoding 7,8-didemethyl-8-hydroxy-5-deazariboflavin synthase subunit CofG codes for the protein MGTIPGADAYGIDVSIPAADVDELLAVTPADVEAPDALSFCRNVFVPLTTACRYTCTYCTYYDPPGQATLLDMDEIRSILETGVDAGCTEALFTFGDTPDDRYTEIHDQLAEWGYGSIHEYLRAACELALDVGLLPHSNPGDLTAEQLSTVADVNASMGVMLETTADVQAHGGPRAKNPGQRLNTIRAAGEAGVLFTTGLLVGIGEGWRDRAESLLAIRDLHERYGHIQEVIVQNVVPNERWKQESPSVETMRRVVAMARYCLPDDVSVQVPPNLSPTRELIDCGVDDLGGVSPVTDDHINPDYEWPALRELEDIAADAGLPLHERLPVYDRHLDLDAPGPSDGPRVPERARDAITADDEAGERYRRLLD
- a CDS encoding aldehyde dehydrogenase family protein; this encodes MTSDSIDYYTGSIEETHAAAREDVLALGEFGAWIGGEARTAADGEAFATLDPVVGEEICSVPRCTAADVDAAVDAARDAFDGEWGAYSPQERSNAILSWVDALRENVGDLALIESLDGGKPLNHALVETKYALDFLEYYGKVIQADEGITVPTDDDMHVYTRHEPYGVVGLVTPWNFPLTISFWKVGPALAAGNAAVIKPAEQTPLSLLYAAELSKGILPDGALNVVTGFGEEAGAPLTEHAGVGKVSFTGEDVTGKTVMKAAAETVKPVTLELGGKSPYVVFPDADIEEAVRDVAHGIFYNAGQSCDACSRVLVHEDVAEEFTEGLVARAEGLTPGDTLKEGTTVGPLISEDQFGKVTDYIGVGEGEGATLATGGAVDDGDLAEGWFVRPTVLTDVDNDMRVAQEEIFGPVEVVTTFESYDEAIELANDVEFGLAAGVATENATLAHRAAADIDAGSVWVNGNYATPIPGGPFGGYKQSGIGRECSRDALRHYSQEKAVHVALDDPSL